One window from the genome of Treponema sp. OMZ 838 encodes:
- a CDS encoding DEAD/DEAH box helicase, with amino-acid sequence MTDFLDLPLYKPFVETLAAGGIIQPTPIQEKVIPLALEGKSVFFESETGTGKTFAFLLPLLTRLMQDEKKTTAPRILILSPTVELASQIKEAATQLQGTDTKCFKTLLCVGGSSLKRQIDGLKEKPAVIIGTPTRISDLIGLKKLKLQEIEAVVIDEADRQLARESRDALQVVLSALPQDVQALACSATFNGKNIELLNSFLRRSKTAALPEHISIAHTGVLQNSIEHWALLSDRRSKADALRALIHALDSTVLDGRKKILIFTAPAQEVETLAQKLRYKKIDAVPLYGKLEGSERKQIIARFRSGKTRILITSDLSARGLDIADIDYIVQMQLSKDADVFIHRAGRTGRAGRKGINIIIGDEYELRILQGIEKKLGITVYPKILTNGKIESAAENA; translated from the coding sequence ATGACTGACTTTTTGGATTTGCCGCTGTACAAACCTTTTGTTGAAACGCTTGCCGCCGGCGGGATTATACAACCGACTCCTATTCAAGAAAAAGTGATACCGCTCGCCTTAGAAGGTAAAAGCGTCTTTTTTGAATCCGAAACCGGCACGGGTAAAACCTTTGCTTTTTTGCTGCCGCTTCTAACTCGGCTGATGCAGGATGAGAAAAAGACAACCGCTCCGCGTATTCTTATTTTAAGCCCTACGGTGGAGCTTGCCTCTCAAATTAAAGAAGCGGCAACTCAACTGCAAGGAACTGATACGAAATGTTTTAAGACACTGCTCTGTGTCGGCGGCAGTTCGCTAAAACGGCAAATAGACGGCTTAAAAGAAAAACCTGCCGTCATCATCGGAACACCGACGCGCATTTCCGATTTAATCGGACTAAAGAAACTCAAGCTGCAGGAAATAGAAGCTGTAGTAATTGATGAAGCAGATCGGCAGCTTGCGCGGGAAAGCAGAGATGCACTGCAGGTCGTTCTTAGTGCGCTGCCGCAGGATGTGCAGGCGCTTGCGTGTTCGGCAACATTTAATGGAAAAAATATTGAGCTACTTAACAGCTTTTTGCGGCGTTCGAAAACTGCTGCATTACCGGAACATATTTCGATTGCTCATACGGGAGTGCTGCAAAACTCCATCGAACATTGGGCGCTTTTGAGCGATCGTCGGAGCAAAGCCGATGCCTTGCGTGCGCTGATCCATGCGTTGGACAGTACAGTATTGGACGGCAGAAAAAAAATCCTTATTTTTACTGCGCCTGCACAGGAAGTTGAAACCCTCGCGCAAAAGCTGCGATATAAAAAAATCGATGCCGTGCCATTATATGGTAAACTTGAAGGTTCCGAACGAAAACAAATTATCGCACGGTTCAGGTCGGGTAAAACGCGGATATTGATTACCAGCGATTTGTCCGCCCGCGGACTCGATATTGCCGATATTGACTACATCGTGCAGATGCAGCTTTCAAAGGATGCCGATGTCTTTATACACCGCGCCGGACGTACCGGAAGGGCAGGAAGAAAAGGCATTAATATCATTATCGGAGATGAGTACGAGCTGCGTATTTTACAAGGCATCGAAAAAAAACTGGGAATAACGGTATATCCCAAAATCCTCACTAACGGAAAAATCGAGTCTGCTGCAGAAAATGCATAG
- a CDS encoding glycosyltransferase family 1 protein: MKIGIDTLGCDHGRSGIGAYILSLVHNLPKTEHSIQLFGHELDKYTYTSGVEGVKYTCVSVGDSAFAEQTWHSLSFNAFARKQKYDIVLFPSGTKLLPMRFEVPAVLVMQNILTDNAQGYLKNLSSFVSKLTLKSVKGIISPSNYIKNNLLKNGIAEDKIRVIHNGIDTDLFHPHNLQAQEALMIKPFAIRRPYIIYASRIIHPEKRHIELINAFSIFKQKTKAPHRLVIAGADGEQAEQVHQAVLRSPFASDILLTGYFPHENLPLLYSAADLCVFPSPVEGVGLPVIEAMACGIPTACVRAGALPEIAGDCTRYFEPDKPEEIASVIGSLINDTAGANKERRQKLIDAGIEWVKQYSWKKTAEETLAYLETIR, translated from the coding sequence TTGAAAATAGGAATTGATACGCTCGGATGCGATCACGGCAGATCGGGAATCGGAGCCTACATTCTTTCATTAGTCCATAATTTGCCCAAAACCGAACACAGCATTCAGCTTTTCGGCCACGAATTGGATAAATATACCTATACGTCGGGTGTTGAAGGGGTTAAGTACACCTGCGTTTCCGTCGGAGATTCTGCTTTTGCGGAACAGACATGGCACAGCCTTTCTTTTAATGCTTTTGCCCGTAAGCAAAAATACGACATTGTTTTATTTCCGTCGGGAACAAAACTCCTCCCCATGCGTTTTGAAGTACCGGCAGTGCTTGTTATGCAGAATATCCTTACAGATAATGCTCAAGGATATTTAAAAAACTTATCGTCTTTTGTTTCCAAATTAACGCTTAAATCCGTCAAGGGAATCATCAGCCCCAGTAACTATATCAAGAACAATCTGCTTAAAAACGGCATTGCGGAAGATAAAATACGCGTTATCCATAACGGAATCGATACCGATCTATTTCACCCGCATAATCTGCAAGCACAGGAAGCTCTGATGATTAAGCCCTTTGCCATTCGGCGTCCGTATATCATTTATGCGTCACGGATTATTCATCCGGAAAAACGGCATATCGAGCTGATTAATGCTTTTTCCATCTTTAAGCAAAAAACAAAGGCGCCGCATCGGCTGGTGATTGCGGGTGCGGACGGCGAACAAGCGGAACAGGTGCATCAGGCTGTCCTTCGCTCTCCCTTTGCATCGGATATCTTACTCACCGGATATTTCCCGCATGAGAATCTTCCGTTGCTCTATTCTGCTGCCGACCTATGTGTGTTTCCGTCTCCCGTCGAAGGCGTCGGCTTGCCGGTAATCGAAGCGATGGCATGCGGTATTCCGACAGCCTGTGTCCGTGCAGGGGCATTGCCGGAAATTGCAGGCGACTGCACTCGTTATTTTGAACCCGATAAGCCGGAAGAGATTGCCTCTGTCATCGGCAGCCTCATCAACGATACCGCTGGTGCAAATAAAGAACGGCGACAAAAACTAATCGATGCCGGAATAGAATGGGTAAAGCAATACAGCTGGAAAAAGACAGCCGAAGAGACGCTTGCTTATTTGGAAACAATTAGATAA
- the infC gene encoding translation initiation factor IF-3, with protein MAENKGLRINEQIRVREVRLIDDAGEQKGIVSTLEALRMAQDVNLDLVEVAPQADPPVCKILDYGKYRFELEKKLRDSKKKQKLQVLKEIRMQPKINDHDLSFKARHIQDFLDDGDKVKVTIRFRGRELAHTELGLDVLNNVLAKLGGDLTVEKPPAMEGRTMSMTLAPKSKK; from the coding sequence TTGGCGGAGAATAAAGGTTTGCGGATTAATGAACAAATCCGTGTCCGCGAGGTTCGTTTAATTGATGATGCAGGGGAGCAAAAGGGCATTGTTTCCACCCTTGAAGCTCTTAGGATGGCTCAAGACGTTAATCTTGACCTCGTTGAAGTGGCTCCGCAAGCGGATCCTCCCGTTTGCAAGATCTTAGATTATGGAAAGTATCGTTTTGAATTGGAAAAAAAGCTCCGTGATTCCAAGAAAAAACAGAAGCTGCAAGTTCTCAAAGAAATTCGTATGCAGCCTAAGATAAATGACCATGATTTATCCTTTAAAGCACGGCATATACAAGATTTTCTTGATGACGGCGATAAAGTAAAAGTAACAATCCGCTTTCGGGGGCGGGAGTTAGCCCATACCGAGTTGGGGCTGGACGTATTAAATAACGTACTGGCAAAACTCGGCGGAGATTTAACGGTAGAAAAACCTCCGGCAATGGAAGGACGCACCATGTCGATGACATTGGCGCCCAAATCAAAGAAATAA
- the rpmI gene encoding 50S ribosomal protein L35: protein MPKMKSKSAAAKRFKFTGSGKVKYKQMNLRHILTKKSPQRKRDLRKAGILAEADSKKVRKQLLPYGTN, encoded by the coding sequence ATGCCTAAGATGAAGAGTAAGAGTGCCGCAGCAAAACGTTTTAAGTTTACCGGCAGTGGTAAAGTGAAGTACAAGCAAATGAATTTGCGTCATATTTTGACCAAGAAATCCCCGCAACGCAAACGCGATTTGCGCAAAGCCGGAATTTTAGCCGAAGCCGACAGTAAAAAAGTAAGAAAGCAGCTGCTTCCTTACGGCACCAATTAA
- the rplT gene encoding 50S ribosomal protein L20: MPRSLCSNKRIHRRKKILKLAKGFRGRRGTNYKAAKDAVVKALTHSFEARRDRKGDMRRLWISRINAAVRAEGMSYSRFINGMAKAGITLNRKALSNMAIEDPAAFKSVVEQSKKALGA; the protein is encoded by the coding sequence ATGCCGAGATCGTTATGTTCAAATAAACGCATCCACAGACGCAAGAAGATTTTAAAGTTAGCAAAGGGATTCCGCGGACGCAGAGGTACAAACTATAAAGCGGCAAAAGACGCTGTTGTAAAAGCGCTTACTCATAGCTTTGAAGCACGCCGCGACCGCAAAGGCGATATGCGCCGCTTGTGGATCAGCAGAATCAATGCCGCCGTCCGTGCGGAAGGAATGAGCTATTCACGCTTTATCAACGGAATGGCAAAAGCGGGCATCACGTTAAACCGCAAAGCCTTATCCAATATGGCTATCGAAGATCCGGCCGCTTTTAAAAGCGTTGTCGAACAGTCAAAAAAAGCATTAGGAGCCTAA
- a CDS encoding cell division protein ZapB, whose product MLNLDQIKQLEARVSKAIELMQTLKDENDLLKLELHDRQQRIEELENIVLVFRNDQAKIEEGIINALNHLSAFEDTVYQAANSAAASAVHETAPAANEYQDVQSTASSSIETAAPEQPSAVHQEASEAQYPAAAAETAPQLAPQEPVNHSNQLDIF is encoded by the coding sequence ATGCTAAACCTCGATCAAATTAAACAGCTTGAAGCAAGAGTCTCTAAAGCAATTGAGCTTATGCAGACTCTTAAAGATGAGAACGATTTATTAAAGCTTGAACTGCACGACCGCCAACAGCGAATCGAAGAGTTGGAGAATATAGTTCTTGTCTTTAGAAACGACCAAGCAAAGATCGAGGAAGGCATCATCAATGCGCTCAATCACTTGAGCGCATTTGAAGACACCGTATATCAGGCGGCAAATTCCGCTGCTGCATCTGCCGTACACGAAACAGCTCCGGCAGCAAACGAATATCAGGACGTGCAGTCAACAGCATCAAGTTCTATTGAAACCGCTGCCCCTGAACAACCGTCCGCCGTACATCAAGAAGCTTCAGAAGCTCAATATCCGGCCGCTGCTGCCGAAACGGCACCACAGCTGGCTCCGCAAGAACCGGTAAATCATTCCAATCAACTGGATATTTTTTGA
- a CDS encoding cell division protein ZapA: MAERKGRLQIDLLGTSFALAADQPAEYLQAIYNHYKKVVSEVQQTSGVNDSLRVAIIAGILLSDELSKERLNQQGTIPQNETEVLIEQSAKKMIEDIDSIIYSLTPSNDVQA; encoded by the coding sequence ATGGCCGAACGCAAAGGGCGGCTGCAAATCGATCTGTTAGGTACGTCATTTGCACTTGCAGCAGACCAGCCCGCTGAATATTTGCAAGCCATTTATAATCATTACAAAAAAGTCGTGTCGGAGGTTCAGCAAACCTCTGGCGTTAACGATTCACTGCGTGTTGCAATTATCGCCGGTATCTTGCTTTCGGATGAATTGAGCAAAGAACGGCTCAATCAGCAGGGAACGATTCCGCAAAACGAAACAGAGGTATTAATCGAGCAGTCAGCAAAAAAAATGATTGAAGATATCGATTCGATTATTTATTCGCTCACTCCGTCAAATGATGTGCAAGCATGA
- a CDS encoding DUF188 domain-containing protein produces MTLFVDADSCPVRIREIICKTAKRLQVPAVFAANRPIPIPKNSYCTSVITEAEDQAADIYILAHAVQGDMVITRDIPLAKQLVDAHIKVINDRGIVYTIENIGERLSIRNFMYELSVNGLAPERTKAFGKKEIMEFAQSLDRETQRLLKNVP; encoded by the coding sequence ATGACCCTCTTTGTCGATGCGGACTCCTGTCCGGTGCGTATCCGCGAAATTATTTGTAAAACGGCAAAGCGGCTGCAAGTTCCGGCAGTGTTTGCCGCTAATCGTCCCATCCCTATTCCGAAAAATTCTTATTGTACCTCGGTTATAACCGAAGCCGAAGATCAAGCAGCAGACATATATATTCTTGCTCATGCTGTGCAGGGCGACATGGTTATTACCCGTGATATTCCGCTTGCGAAACAGCTGGTCGATGCACACATCAAAGTTATTAACGACCGCGGTATTGTATATACTATCGAAAATATCGGCGAACGCTTATCTATCCGGAATTTTATGTATGAATTATCGGTAAACGGGCTTGCTCCGGAACGGACAAAAGCATTCGGTAAGAAAGAAATTATGGAATTTGCCCAATCGCTCGACCGGGAGACGCAGCGTCTTCTGAAAAACGTTCCTTGA